Below is a window of Leishmania donovani BPK282A1 complete genome, chromosome 21 DNA.
AAGACAACGCGTAGCAAATATTCCGGGCAGTGGCGACATTCGCCATGACCCCTTTTGTCACTTCATCGTTGCcgctccccttccccctcaccccacacacacacttcacCACGCTCCCATGCGCATTCGTCATGTCTCTACGTTTCTGCCCCTTTCTTCGtgcgcttctctgcctctccttgTTCATCTTAAGTCGGTGAGGGACACGTGCaccacacgtgtgtgtgggtgggtgcgtAGTCACGGTGGCCTCCAGGCGGAGATGGATGAAatctacacacacgcacacaacaaaaaaaaacgagacCATCGAATCAGCAACGTCCTAGAATCAACCATCCAACAAAGGCGGCggggagcgagagaaaaagaCTGCGAAAGATGAAGTAACAGTTTTAGACTACAAGCAAGGACCACACCATATAATAataagagagagaaagagcggaAActgggtggtgatggtggtagtggtgtTGCGTGAtggagtgggtgggtgggtgggtgggtgggtgagtgggGATATTTCTCGGTGTCTATGTGTGGGCAGCTTCAAACACGAGTGACGTCACGTtgcatgaaaaaaaaaaacatataATACGAAAAgcacaagaaaaagagagaacgcCCTGAAACACGTTTTGTGCAAtgtgtgcccgtgtgtgtgtatgcgtcttgttgtggcggtggtggtggtggtggccagCATGCGTGAAACGCAGACCCCTcatccctttttttttgaatgTAGTGCGTGAGGAAGAGACAGGTCATGTCACTCGACCTCTTCGCCATCGTCATCAACCTGTTCGGCCATCAAAAGTGAGAGGCGCATGGTAGAGCGCGAGGCACTTCTGCACACTACCATCTGCATGACGCtagaaaaaaagggaaggggacTAACTGGGGGCTCTTGTGCAACGGGTCTAGTTCTTCAGCACACTCTCTGCAATcaaagaggaggaaggcatGGAAtgaaggaaggagggagtgACATGCAGACCCGCTCAAGCTGCCGCTTGTTGGTTGCCTTATAATCTGTCCCACTCGTTGCGACAAGTCGAGAAGTACGCAAAGAAAAGGGCAGAAGAACAaagacaagcacacacacaggcacgtgAGCACTTGATAAAGTAGACTCACGGCAGAGAAACGGAATGCAGAAGGAAGAAGCAAAGGACGGAGAGCACACAGAGCAGACACTCTCTTCGAATGTTAAAGACAGCAGAGTGAGGAAAGGCGGAGTCCAGCGCTGTCACTGACAAACCAGCAAAACCACTGCCTGCCCCctacacgcagcagcgcgcatcAGCACGAgctacagagagagagagctacCCAGATCacacgacaaaaaaaaagaaactcTAGAGCGTGATACAATGATagaggaaaacgaaaagagaagcggcgAAGGGCGTTGGAGGGGCGTTTCCGGGCCACACAGTAAGCATCTCGACTCGCTTCACCCATCCTCTCGTGCCCCTGCCTCCTTCACCATCTCTCCCTTATCTCGCCCCTGTACTCAGCACACGCGCTCAactctcttctcttctaacgccccccctctccccagTCCAGTACATGGAGCATGTCCCCAcgcacatatacacacacaagacacgaaacaacaaaaaggcaTCTGCCAGAGATCTTGCACGTACACGAGTGGGCGCGCACAACAAAAGCACGTAGAATTGAGAAATGCCATCATCGGAGCGTGCTCTGTAGTACTCCAATACggtgatgtgtgtgcgtgcgtgtgtgcacaggAGTAGGAGTGAGTgggcgctgcaccgctggaTGCGCTTTTGTCTTTAAAAATCTGCTTCGTTCAAGAGCATGAATGTAAAGGCAAAacaagagaaaggagagatccgtttctttttcttttcctcctcctctctgatgcgcacgcgcagagacccgcagcagcagcggcagcagcacctctaAAGCGGTACACAAGCACAGCTgaacacaaacaaaaaggtACAAAACAAAgcaatcaaaaaaaaaatcggCGATGGAAGAAACAGACCAGGCGACGGGGGTGCGGGGACTTGCGTGTCAGTGTCACCAtgttctctctttcttgtACGGTCGATCCGTCCTGGGGATGTgtcacgcagcacacaccaCCAGACAAAGAGTAGAACAAAGAGGAAAACAAGGAAATGGCAATGGACAGGCACGCAGGTGCAGGAattcatatatatatatatacacacacgcagagaaagagagacacatgAGAGACCTCGGCCTCGATGAAAGGGTACAGGTAGCGAGAGTGTGCATATTAAGCCTGCCTCCTCGATGAaatcaccggcggcggctggcgccgcaccgtcgACGTGTGTTTGGAGTTCGCCCCGTTCGCACCACCACTCGTGCCGTTGCTGTCGTTGCTCGCAAAGGAGTTGTTCAGCGAGCCAGAGTTGGGATCCTGGTGCTTCTGCCCCTTAGGAGAGCGAGTGCGGGAATGCGGCTTGTCCTCTGTGCCTGATTGGGTTCTCCCACCGCTCGGCGACCGCTTCGCTGTCAGGTAGACAGGCGACatggtgcggcgccggctgccACTTCGCGAGCCTGTCGCGTGGTCGACACCCCGGCGCGATGGTGACGGATTCGAAGACCGTGGGGCACGGTAGCTGGGCTCCGTGGCGGTGCGAGGGACAACGGTGGAGCGATACGGCGCGATCCCGCGATAGCTTGCGGCCGACGGTCGCCCCACCACATCACGAGTTAGTCTATTGCTAGCCAAGGGGCTACTTGTGCGAGGGGTACTTCGTACAGACGTAGGATTGCTGAGCCCGAAAGAGCTGCCGACCCACGCAGACGTCGGCATGGAGACGGAACTCACCAAGGTGGTGCTGCCAGGGCGGCTGGCAGGCAACGACTGTATCCGTGTGTGGCTTTCCTTGGTGGTGACTTTCTTATCCttcggcgtcggcagcgggGACCCGTTGCGGTACTTGTGACTAGACCCGAGCGTAGCAAACGGCGAAcgcagctgcgtcggcggcgccagtcGCGCGTAGTCGATGGACCGGATCGACTCAGCAGACgatcgctgcagctgcggcggtgcggggCCCCCTTCTCTGTCCCTACCTTTAGCGGACTTGTCCTCAAGATGAGAGAATGAGCTGTGCGTGCTGGGGGCTGGCGCCGATGCTCGCAGTGCTGAGGCCCGCTCCACAGCTTTGGCCAACACCCCTGTACTCGTCTCTGTCGTCCCGCTGTGAACTACCGGGAGAGACTGACGCCCCTTGGGGCACGTGCGCGGATCAGACTCCAACCGACGAGAGCAAGGAGACGTGCTCCGGCTCAGAATACTGGGTAAgcggcggccagcgcgcAAACACGAGTGGCCGCGCAAGCCCAGGAAGCTACCGGGCTCCGCCGAGGCCGGATCTGCGGGGAACGATGCCGCGCAGTTGACAACAGGGCAAGTCGTCCGAGAGTCCGCATCCGTGCCCTTCTTGGTGTCCACGAATGTAATATGTGCCTTTGTTGCCTTGCCATTCACGGGATTGCCCACGTCAACCTTCTCGGCGCACTGCCGATAAAGGTCATTCGCCATCTGATCCTTGTACAGCAATCCGTTGAGGAGGGTGTTGCGCAGCATCCACTGGTCGTTGTCGAGGCCGAATTGGCTGTCGTCTACGTCCTGAGCAAAGATATCATGATCCACGTCGTGGCGCTTCGCAaactggcgcagctgccgctggaaGTGGGGCTTAATGTCGGAATCAGGGTGCGCCATTTTTAAGTACAGGAGTGCGCTCTCTAGCTTCCACCCATACTTCATAATCATGTATGCTGCGATAAGGGCAGGGCTGCGCGAGTTGCCGTACACGCTGTGCACCAGAACGCACTCGCCTGCTGCAAGAGCCTCATCGATGAACTGCACCGCGCGGTGAATATTGTCGTCGGCAGCATCGAAAAGAATGGTGGTGCACACCGAGCCGGCAGCATCCTTCcaggggaaggagaggtAGCTAAAGCCTGGCTCACCAAGGAAAAAATCGGCGACCTCGGCACCGGCACAATTAATAATGTGAGTGATCTTGTTCATGATCAAAAGCGTCTTgtctgccgcagcaccggcgtTGCCGGCAAAGATGCCGTCCTTGATGCGCACCGCAACTAAATCGTCCATCTCGCGTCTTCTTCGTTTCCTGAATCAGACCTACCGAATGTATGAAATTACGCTCG
It encodes the following:
- a CDS encoding dual specificity protein phosphatase, putative codes for the protein MDDLVAVRIKDGIFAGNAGAAADKTLLIMNKITHIINCAGAEVADFFLGEPGFSYLSFPWKDAAGSVCTTILFDAADDNIHRAVQFIDEALAAGECVLVHSVYGNSRSPALIAAYMIMKYGWKLESALLYLKMAHPDSDIKPHFQRQLRQFAKRHDVDHDIFAQDVDDSQFGLDNDQWMLRNTLLNGLLYKDQMANDLYRQCAEKVDVGNPVNGKATKAHITFVDTKKGTDADSRTTCPVVNCAASFPADPASAEPGSFLGLRGHSCLRAGRRLPSILSRSTSPCSRRLESDPRTCPKGRQSLPVVHSGTTETSTGVLAKAVERASALRASAPAPSTHSSFSHLEDKSAKGRDREGGPAPPQLQRSSAESIRSIDYARLAPPTQLRSPFATLGSSHKYRNGSPLPTPKDKKVTTKESHTRIQSLPASRPGSTTLVSSVSMPTSAWVGSSFGLSNPTSVRSTPRTSSPLASNRLTRDVVGRPSAASYRGIAPYRSTVVPRTATEPSYRAPRSSNPSPSRRGVDHATGSRSGSRRRTMSPVYLTAKRSPSGGRTQSGTEDKPHSRTRSPKGQKHQDPNSGSLNNSFASNDSNGTSGGANGANSKHTSTVRRQPPPVISSRRQA